The Afipia massiliensis genome has a segment encoding these proteins:
- the miaA gene encoding tRNA (adenosine(37)-N6)-dimethylallyltransferase MiaA yields the protein MLKDGVEGSGGTKAVLIAGPTASGKSALALALAEATGGVVINTDSMQVYRDLRIITARPTPDEEARVPHRLYGYCDAAVNCSAGSWVTDAAAVLAEARATNRLPIFIGGTGLYFKALTRGLSAVPPIPQEVRDSVRARMERDGVEALHAELARRDPVSGDKLKPRDSARVARALEVIEATGRTLPDWHNEGLPPLLEPEGIKAVFLAPDRNELYARIDHRFTMMFDGGALDEVAALAARKLDPILPAMKAHGVPAMIRYLAGDITREKAIEIGQTDTRHYAKRQFTWFRHQLGEFEWVAPDAAREWLTHALSLSPNARKRLSSTDQARA from the coding sequence CGTGGAGGGCAGCGGCGGCACCAAGGCCGTGCTTATCGCAGGGCCGACGGCCAGCGGCAAGTCGGCGCTGGCGCTCGCCCTTGCGGAAGCGACCGGCGGCGTCGTCATCAATACCGATTCCATGCAGGTTTATCGCGACCTGCGGATCATCACGGCGCGGCCGACGCCGGACGAAGAGGCGCGCGTCCCGCACCGGCTATATGGCTACTGCGACGCTGCGGTGAACTGCTCGGCCGGGTCATGGGTGACGGATGCCGCAGCGGTGCTGGCGGAGGCGAGGGCGACCAATCGCCTGCCGATCTTCATCGGTGGCACCGGATTGTACTTCAAGGCGCTGACCCGCGGCCTGTCGGCGGTGCCGCCGATTCCGCAGGAGGTGCGTGACAGTGTGCGCGCACGGATGGAACGGGATGGTGTCGAGGCGCTGCATGCGGAACTGGCGCGGCGCGATCCGGTCTCGGGCGACAAGCTCAAGCCGCGTGACAGCGCACGCGTCGCGCGGGCGCTGGAAGTGATCGAAGCCACCGGCCGCACGCTGCCGGACTGGCACAATGAGGGACTTCCGCCGCTGCTTGAGCCCGAAGGGATCAAAGCCGTTTTTCTCGCGCCGGACCGTAACGAACTCTACGCCCGTATCGACCATCGCTTCACAATGATGTTCGATGGCGGCGCGCTGGACGAGGTTGCGGCGCTGGCGGCGCGCAAGCTCGATCCGATCCTGCCGGCGATGAAGGCGCATGGCGTGCCGGCAATGATCCGGTATCTCGCGGGGGACATCACGCGCGAGAAGGCCATCGAGATCGGCCAGACCGACACCCGCCATTACGCCAAGCGGCAGTTCACCTGGTTCAGGCACCAGTTGGGAGAGTTTGAATGGGTCGCCCCCGATGCGGCCCGCGAATGGCTCACCCACGCACTTTCGCTCTCGCCAAACGCGAGGAAACGGCTAAGCTCCACTGACCAAGCGCGGGCTTGA